From a single Alistipes sp. ZOR0009 genomic region:
- a CDS encoding ATP-dependent helicase translates to MSKEFLEGLSDVQRQAVENYKGPTLVIAGAGSGKTRVLTFRIANMLADGIHPYSVLALTFTNKAAAEMKERIRTVVGEKAKYLWMGTFHSIFARILRAEADKLGYPSTFTIYDTSDSRSVIKSIVKEMNLDEQVYKVNEVHSRISLAKNNLVTPAVYANTSSLVTMDAANRRPRIADIYKKYMQKCYLSGAMDFDDLLLNTNVLFRDHPDVLTKYQDIFKYILVDEYQDTNMAQYLIVKKLSEQHGNLCVVGDDAQSIYSFRGAKIENILNFRNDYPNYKLFKLEQNYRSTQTIVNAANSIIAKNSKQLKKTSFSAKDVGEKIKVLKAYTDQEEGFLVTGSISDILYNTHCEYKDFAILYRTNAQSRIFEDALRKKNIPYKIYGGLSFYQRKEIKDMVAYLRLIINNNDDEAFKRIVNYPARGIGDTTITRLEEAAAANSTNLWTVVTQAPLDKVGLKGAAIKKLGEFAELVNTLKAAVYTESAYDFALTVATQSGILRDLKEDKTNEGISKFENLEGLLNGIREFEENAKESGEPLPITIDRFLENVALLTDADNEKPEDKNKVSMMTVHSAKGLEFKHIFLVGLEENLFPGQMSTQSQDDLEEERRLFYVAVTRAEITATISYAQTRYKWGNITSCVPSRFVNEIDSSYIDNPDDRWGGAASTSVGSQNSYSIQGFKAKTNTISAQRTVAPPPQHKPAVAITDPADMSEIEVGMEVEHERFGFGKVEKLEGNLPEIKATVNFSMAGSKTLLLKFAKLRIVKR, encoded by the coding sequence GTGTCGAAGGAATTTTTAGAAGGATTAAGCGATGTACAGCGTCAGGCTGTGGAAAACTATAAGGGGCCAACGCTGGTAATTGCGGGAGCAGGCTCGGGGAAAACCCGCGTACTCACGTTTCGTATAGCCAATATGCTGGCCGACGGAATTCATCCATACAGCGTACTTGCGCTAACCTTTACCAATAAAGCTGCGGCTGAGATGAAAGAACGTATCCGGACGGTAGTAGGTGAAAAGGCCAAATATCTTTGGATGGGAACATTTCACTCCATCTTTGCGCGTATACTTAGGGCCGAAGCAGATAAACTTGGCTACCCTTCAACTTTTACCATTTACGATACTTCCGACTCGCGTAGCGTGATTAAATCGATCGTGAAGGAGATGAACCTTGACGAGCAGGTGTATAAAGTGAATGAGGTTCATAGCCGCATATCCTTAGCAAAGAATAATCTGGTAACTCCTGCCGTTTATGCCAATACGTCGAGTTTGGTTACTATGGATGCTGCTAACCGCCGTCCACGGATTGCCGATATTTACAAAAAGTATATGCAAAAGTGCTACCTGTCAGGTGCTATGGATTTTGATGATTTGCTGTTAAATACGAATGTGCTATTTAGAGATCATCCAGATGTGCTGACAAAATACCAGGATATTTTTAAGTACATATTGGTTGATGAGTATCAGGATACCAACATGGCACAGTACTTAATAGTGAAAAAACTTTCGGAGCAGCACGGAAATCTTTGTGTGGTAGGTGACGATGCTCAAAGTATCTACTCGTTTCGCGGGGCAAAAATCGAGAATATCCTCAACTTTCGAAACGACTATCCCAACTATAAGCTTTTTAAGTTGGAACAGAACTACCGTTCGACACAAACGATTGTGAATGCAGCCAATAGTATTATTGCAAAAAATAGCAAGCAGCTGAAGAAAACTTCATTTTCGGCGAAGGATGTTGGCGAAAAAATTAAAGTGTTAAAGGCATACACCGATCAAGAAGAGGGTTTTTTGGTGACAGGGTCGATATCAGATATCCTATATAATACCCATTGTGAATATAAGGATTTTGCAATTTTGTATCGAACCAATGCTCAGTCGCGTATTTTTGAAGATGCACTTCGGAAAAAGAACATTCCTTATAAGATATATGGTGGATTGTCCTTTTATCAACGCAAGGAGATTAAGGACATGGTTGCCTACCTGCGTCTTATTATCAATAATAATGATGATGAGGCATTTAAACGGATAGTCAACTATCCGGCGCGCGGGATTGGAGATACTACAATTACGCGTTTGGAGGAAGCCGCAGCAGCCAACAGCACCAACTTATGGACAGTTGTTACCCAAGCACCATTAGATAAGGTTGGACTAAAGGGGGCCGCAATAAAAAAACTTGGAGAGTTTGCGGAACTTGTTAACACGCTTAAGGCGGCTGTATACACTGAGAGTGCCTACGATTTTGCGCTTACAGTAGCTACGCAGTCGGGTATTCTGAGGGATTTGAAGGAGGATAAAACCAACGAGGGGATTTCGAAGTTCGAGAACTTGGAAGGGTTGCTCAATGGTATTAGAGAGTTTGAGGAAAACGCTAAAGAAAGTGGGGAGCCGTTGCCGATTACCATCGACCGATTTTTGGAAAATGTGGCCCTTTTGACTGATGCTGATAACGAAAAACCTGAAGATAAAAATAAGGTTTCGATGATGACGGTTCACTCTGCCAAAGGGTTGGAGTTTAAGCATATCTTTTTGGTTGGATTGGAGGAAAATCTTTTCCCTGGGCAAATGTCGACCCAGTCTCAGGATGATTTGGAGGAGGAACGTAGGCTATTTTATGTTGCTGTGACGCGAGCAGAAATAACTGCAACCATTTCGTATGCGCAGACGCGCTATAAATGGGGCAATATAACCAGCTGTGTTCCTAGTCGTTTTGTAAACGAAATAGATAGCAGCTATATTGATAATCCCGATGATCGTTGGGGTGGAGCAGCCAGCACATCAGTCGGCAGTCAGAATAGCTACAGCATTCAGGGCTTTAAGGCAAAAACAAACACCATTTCGGCACAACGGACTGTTGCTCCACCCCCTCAGCATAAACCTGCTGTGGCAATTACCGATCCTGCTGATATGAGCGAAATCGAAGTTGGGATGGAGGTAGAGCACGAGCGTTTTGGTTTTGGGAAGGTTGAAAAGCTGGAGGGTAACCTGCCTGAAATAAAGGCTACCGTCAATTTCTCGATGGCTGGTAGCAAGACGTTGCTTCTAAAATTTGCTAAATTGAGGATCGTAAAGCGATAA